One window from the genome of Pantoea vagans encodes:
- a CDS encoding GntR family transcriptional regulator, with the protein MVDGITEKQKEVVDYILNKIKDDGLRPGEKLDTEISIAKNIGITRATVREATRILIEQQRIYRVKGSGIFVGSTEISSQAHRYHVLSPFDFQAQRKGHKGVRKIISVSIIKVPSADMAQALRIKNSDQIYKILRLMCFDDIPVALEHIHLPVNMFNSLEFSKLEVSKYAYIEEVTGKKVQLRDQHLTAVNLTDSQTLTLLNLAAGDAVIQLNETVFLDDGVPCEVNVAIINTRHFPLKQNSQRP; encoded by the coding sequence ATGGTTGATGGCATCACAGAAAAGCAAAAAGAGGTTGTAGATTACATCCTCAATAAAATTAAGGATGATGGCCTTCGCCCCGGAGAAAAGCTGGATACCGAAATATCCATCGCAAAAAATATCGGTATTACCCGTGCGACGGTTCGTGAAGCGACACGTATTCTGATTGAGCAGCAGAGAATCTACCGCGTTAAAGGTTCAGGTATCTTTGTGGGTTCCACTGAAATAAGCAGCCAGGCACATCGATACCATGTGCTTTCACCGTTTGATTTTCAGGCGCAACGAAAAGGTCATAAAGGCGTCAGGAAAATCATTTCAGTCAGCATCATTAAGGTCCCATCAGCCGATATGGCGCAGGCGCTCCGTATTAAAAACAGCGATCAGATTTATAAAATTTTACGTCTGATGTGTTTCGATGATATCCCCGTAGCTCTCGAACATATTCATCTGCCGGTGAATATGTTTAATAGCCTTGAGTTCAGCAAGCTGGAAGTCTCAAAGTATGCCTATATTGAAGAGGTTACCGGTAAGAAAGTGCAGCTCAGGGATCAGCATCTGACGGCCGTGAACCTCACGGATTCACAGACCCTGACGCTGCTTAACTTAGCGGCAGGGGATGCGGTCATTCAGCTCAATGAGACGGTTTTCCTTGATGACGGTGTTCCCTGTGAAGTGAATGTGGCGATTATTAACACCCGACATTTCCCGTTGAAGCAAAATTCACAGCGGCCTTAG